ATGTTGGTGCGCTCACCAATGTTCACGAACAGGGACTCGTCGGTGATGTTGAGCGGTTCCAGACCCGACAGGCGAGTGGCCACCTCGATGTCCGGCAGCTCGCGCGGAGTCTTGCCCTCGACGACCTTCGCGATCTCGGCGATGTGCGGCGGCGCCGTTCCGCAGCAACCGCCGACCAGGTTGACCAGGCCGGCATCGGCGAACTCGGCGATATAGGAGGCCTGGCGCTCCGGGGACTCGTCGTACTCACCGAAGGCGTTGGGCAGGCCGGCATTCGGATAGCAGGACACGTAGGTGTCGGCGATGCGGGCCACCTCGGCGATATAGGGCCTCATCTCGGGCGCGCCCAGCGCGCAGTTGAGACCCACCGCGAGCGGCTTCGCGTGCCTGATCGCGTTCCAGAATGCTTCGGTGACCTGACCGGACAACGTCCGCCCGGACGCGTCGGTGATGGTGCCCGAGATGATCACCGGCCAGCGGCGTCCGCGGTCCTCGAACAACGTCTCGACGGCGAACACGGCGGCCTTCGCGTTCAGCGAGTCGAAAATCGTCTCGATGATGATGATGTCGGCGCCACCGTCGACCAGGCCGTTGGCGGCTTCGAGGTAGGCGGCGACCAGTTGGTCGTAGGAGACGTTGCGGGCCCCGGGGTCGTTGACGTCCGGCGAGATCGACGCTGTCCGCGTCGTCGGACCGAGGGCACCGGCCACGTAGCGCGGCTTCTCCGGAGTGCTGAACTCGTCGGCGGCCTTGCGGGCCAGCGCGGCGCCGGCGTAGTTCAGCTCATAGGCCAGCTCCTGCATTTCGTAGTCGGCGAGTGAGACAGCGTTCGCGTTGAAGGTGTTGGTCTCCAGGATGTCGGCGCCAGCCTCGAGGTACTCGCGGTGGATTCCCTCGATGATGTGCGGCTGCGTCAGGCTGAGCAGGTCGTTGTTGCCCACCAGGTCGCTCGGCCAGTCCTTGAACCGCTCGCCGCGGTAACCGGCCTCGTCGGGCCGGTCCCGCTGGATCGCGGTGCCCATCGCGCCGTCGATCACCATGATCCGCTGGCTCAGCGCGGCCGTCAGTTCATCGGTGCAGTCGGGGCGGATGTTCGGCACGAAGGTGTCGGTGTCAGAGGCGCTCACATACGTTCCTTCCATAGCGGAAGGCGTCCTTAACTCTGCCGAGCGTGGCGGCCACCGGGTTGAACCGGACAACCGTTGCAACGCCTCTCGACCAGAAAAGTCTACGTCGTCACCCGACGTCTGGACGCCCAGATCGACTCGACCCGCTCGCCGAACGCGGCGTCCTCGGGCGCCAGCCAGCGAATCTTGTCGGCAATCTCGTAGTTACCACGGTAAACGAGATTTCAACCGAACCTATTTCACGTCCTTGGAGCACGTGGCGACATTGCCGCCACGGTCGCCCGGTGGGCGAAAGCACGACCGCTGCGGCCATGTCGACGATGTGACGGTTCCGGCACGGCCACGCCCGCATTGGTGCCGCTTCATCACGCCGTAGGCTTACTGGGTGACTTTGCCGGATCGCGGGCCGGGTGACGACGACATGCCCCAACTGCAGAACACCGTCGTGGTGGCGGCTTTCGAGGGCTGGAACGACGCCGGCGACGCGGCCAGTGACGCGGTGACCCACCTGGCGGCGATCTGGGATGCGCTGCCGATTGTCGAGATCGACGACGAGGCCTATTACGACTACCAGGTCAATCGCCCGGTGATCCGCCAGGTCGACGGCGTGACCCGCGAGCTGGAGTGGCCGGCGATGCGGATCTCGCACTGCCGACCGCCGGACAGCGACCGCGACGTGGTGTTGATGCACGGGGTCGAGCCGAACATGCGCTGGCGCACCTTCTGCGACGAGCTGCTGGCCGTCATCGACAAGCTCAACGTCGACACCGTCGTCATTCTCGGGGCGCTGCTGGCCGACACGCCGCACACCCGGCCGGTGCCGGTCTCGGGCGCGGCCTACTCGTCCGACTCGGCGCGCCTGTTCGGGCTGGAAGAGACGCGGTACGAGGGGCCGACGGGCATTGCCGGGGTGTTCCAGTACGCGTGTGTGGCCGCCGGAATTCCGGCGGTGACGTTCTGGGCCGCGGTGCCGCACTACGTCTCGCACCCGCCCAACCCGAAGGCGACGGTGGCGCTGTTGCGGCGGGTCGAGGAAGTGCTCGATGTTGAGGTGCCCCTCGGCGACCTGCCGGCCCAGGCCGAGGCGTGGGAGCAGGAGATCACAGAGATGGCCGCCGACGACGAGGAGCTGGCCGAGTACGTGCAGTCTCTGGAGCAGCACGGCGACGCCGCGGTGGACGTCAACGAGGCGCTGGGCAAGATCGACGGCGACGCGCTGGCCGCTGAGTTCGAGCGGTACCTGCGGCGCCGCCGGCCGGGCTTCGGGCTTTAAGCCTGGGCGCGGCCTCTAGCCCTTGGCGGCCTTGGCCTGCCGGACCCCGCGGGCGAGCGCCCGCGTTTTGCCAACAACACGCCGTGGTGGGCGACATTGTGCGGGCGCTCACTCAGGGGCCCCGAGTGAGCGCCCGCGTTTTGCCAACGACACGCCGTTGTGGCGGCATTTTGCGGTCGCTCGCTCAGGGCCCCGAGTGAACGCCCGCGTTTTGCCAACGACACGCCGTTGTGGGCGGCATTTTGCGGGCGCTCGCGGCGGGGCCCCCCGAGTGAGCGCCCGCATTTTGCCAACGACACGCCGTCGCGGGCGGCATTTTGCGGTCGCTCGCGGCGGGGGTCGAGCAGTCGGCGGCGCTCGGAGCGGTCGGCGGCTCGGAGCGGTCGGCGGCGCTCGGAGCGGTCGGCGGCGCTCGCCGGCCGCTGATATGTAGGGCCCTTTGTCAAGGGGGCAGGGTGAAGCGGCGGCCACAACCGTCGTCATGGCCGCCGCTTCGTTAGCCAGGTGAGCGCTGAGGTATCGAGCGTGTCGTATCGACGCGTGTCAGTCTGATATGCGCGGGTTGGTTACCGCAGGACGGAACTTTCGAGTCGGAGTTTGGCCAGCGTGTCTAACGTCGAGCGTGATCTGTGGTGTGACAACAAGACTGCTCATAGTGGCGGCGCGGGTAACTCCAAGACGCTTGCCGACATCGTCGTTGCTCATCTGGGCAATATGGGGGTGGTCAGTCCGGAAGGACCGCCATAGACCAGCACCAGCCGGCCAGTTCACGGGCGACAGCGACGTTGGCGATCACCGAGCCTTTCTTACGTTCGTCGAACCTCAGCCAGCGGTCGTGTAAGCGCCGATTAGCGGCTTGGCCACGAGCCACAGCCGCGGCTGGCGCCAACTCCCATCGACGACGCAGAGTTTCGCTGAGCCGATACGGGGTGCGGTGATGCCAGGCCGCCTCTACCAGCAGTCGCCGAGCATGGCCGTTGCCGGTCTTGGTTACCCCACCTTGGGCACGTGTTGCTCCCGAGGAATACTCCGAGGGCACCAGCCCCAGATACGCCCCGATGCTGCGGCCGGTCAGACGATTCCAGTCACCAATCTCGACAGCCAACCCGAATCCGGTCAACGTTGCGATCCCGCGGATACAACCCAGCCGACGTGCGACCGCGGTGAACTCACTGTCGCTCGCCATCGCCGCGATCGCCTCGTCAAGACGGTTACGACGGTCCACGCAGGACAGCATCGCCTCGAACGCGGTGTCATAGCTCAGCTGCAGCGCCGGGTTGTCGAACCGCTGGGCACGCAACCACCGCTCATGCTCGCGGATCCAGGTCTTTCCGCCGGAATAGACAATGCCCTGGCGCAGCAAGAGTTTCGACAACCGGTGCCGTGCAGTCATCAGATCCCCGCGGCAGTCCTCGCGGGCCCGCACCAGATCACGCGCCGCTTCCTGCTCCACACTAGGAATCGTCACTTCGGTGATCTGACCCAGATGCAGCAACCGAGCCAGATGCGCCGCATCACAGGCATCGGTCTTGACCCGATCGCCAGCCGGGCGGATCAACTTCGATGGCGCGGCCACCACACAGGCGATGCCCGCCGCATCCACCGCCCGAGCCAACCCGAATCCCGTCGGGCCCGCCTCATACGTCACCGCAACAGGACCCGGCAGATCACCCAACCACGCGAGGATCTCACCGCGATCTAGGGTCAACCTGCGCTCGAAAACCTCACCGGTATCACCGTCCAAAGCACACGCCACCACCGATCGCGCGTGCACATCCAGACCAACACTCGTACGCTGAACCTTCACTGGGGCCTCCCACATCTGTGGCTCTACCGCCAGGACCCATTTCCTGTCGGCAACCCACGTTCACATGTGAGTGGGGCCCCAGCCCCCATACCGTCTAACCCGGGGATGCCTCGCGGTCTGCGTCGGACTCCGAGCCGGTACGCAACATGGCGACCACCGGCGACGGCGGGCCCACCATCGCCGCGGTGATGCGCCGGTTGACCGATCGAAGCCATGCCAGCCGCAACATGGTGCGGCGTTTCCACAACTCGAAGGGCGACGACGGCAGGAATCGGTTGGCCGCGTCGCGGCCCGCCCGCTGCTTCTCCTCCACCTCCGGTCGCCATAGCTGCTCATAGAAGTCCAGCGCCCGCTCTATCGACGAGGTCCGGCGCAGCTGCTCGGCAAGGACGTACGCGGCACCGACGGCCAGGGAGGCGCCCTGGCCCGCCAACAGCGACACCGCCGAGCAGGCGTCACCGATCAGCACCACCCGGTTCTTGTGCCAGCGCGGCATGACGACCTGGGCAACCTCGTCGTAGTAGATCTCCGGTGTGGGTGGGCAGAGTTGCAGCGCCTCGGGCACCAGCCAGCCCATGTCCGCGTAGGCGGCACGTATCGCCGCCCGGGTGTCCTCCGGGAGTTGCCGATCCGGCGCGCGGTGCACGGCGAAGACGGCAACCTTCCCGTCGCGCAAACCGTAGAAGCCGATCTGGCGGTCGATGGTGTCGGTCAGGGCGACGTCGTCGCCGGCCGCCTCGCGGATGGCCGGAGCGTGGAAAATGAAGGCGGCGGTGTGGAATCCGAGGTAGCGGAGGTACTGCGCTTCGTCGCCGAACACCAGGGCGCGCACGGTCGAGTGGATTCCATCGGCGCCGACCAGCAAATCGGCCTGCAGCGTTTCCCCGCCGTCCAGCGTGACCGTGACACCGTCGCCGTGGTCATCGACACCGGTGACCGCGGCTCCGTATCGCAGTTCGACGTTGTCGGGCAGGTTGTCGCGCAGCACCTTTTCCAGGTCGGGGCGCAGCACGCTGACCAGGCGGCCGCGCAGAGCCCGGTCGATCTTGACGTAGGACAAGGTGGCGCGGCGGCGGCCCTGCTCGTCGACCAGGCGGGCTTCGTCGAAGTTGTAACCGGCGTCGCGGATGGCCGGCAACACGCCGATCGCCTCGGCCGCGTCATAGCCGGCGCCGAAGAAGTCGATCAGGTAGCCATGGGCGCGGGGACCGGAGGCCCGTTCGAGCAGCACCACCTCGGCGCCGAGCGAGGACATGCGCTCCGCGGTGGCCAACCCGGCGATGCCCGCGCCGCAAACGACGACTTTCACGCCGGCGGCTACTTCTCCAGCTCTTGGGTGTATGCGCTGGTGGAGCGGCCGAGCGCGAGAACCTGGGCGTCCATCTTCGGCATGATCTCGGCCGCCGTCTTGAGGATCGCGGACTCCCCGATGCGGGTCGAGAGCACCGGCTTGAGCCAGCGCATCGCCGCCACCCAATTCGGGCAGTACACCCGGGTCTTGCGGCCCTCGATCCCCTTGACGAACGCCGCGGCGCACTTGTTGACCGAGGTGGTCCTGTTCAGTGGCGGCGGCAGCTTGGACAACAACTCGTCGAATGCCGGCAGATCGCCCTTGGTGTCGCGCACCAGCGCGGTGTCGATCCAGGACATGTGCGCAGACCCGACGCTGACGCCCAGATGCGCCACCTCCAGCCGCAGCGCGTGGGCCAGATGTTCGACGCCGGCCTTGGACATGTCGTAGGGCACCATCCCCGGCGCGGCCGCGTAGGCCGCCAGCGACGACACGATCAGCACGTAGCCGCGACGGTCGATGACCGAGGGCAGCGTCGCGCGCACGGTGTAGAAGACACCCATCAGGTTGACGTCGATCACCCGCTTGACCGCCTCGGGATCGACGGTGAGCACGGAGCCGTAGCTGGCGATGCCGGCGTTGGCGACCACCACGTCGATGCCGCCGAATTTCTGCACGGCCTGCTCGGCCGCTGCCTGCATGGCCTTGAGGTCGCGCACGTCGGCGACCGCGGTCAGCACCCGGCCGTCTCCGCCGAGTTCGGCCGCGATCGATTTGAGCTCGGCTTCACCCAGGTCGGTCAAGACGAGCTTGGCGCCCTTGTTATGCAGCCTGCGGGCGACCTCGGCGCCGATACCGCGCCCGGCGCCGGTGATGAAAACGACCTTGTCCTGCACCGATGTCATGGCGCAAAAGGTACCACCGCAGGCTTACAGGCCCACTCCCAGCAGTGCGTCAACCGCGGTGGCCACCAAGGCGGGCGCCGCCTGGTCGTGACCACCGTATTCCAACGCGTCTATCGACCAACCGTCCAGTGCCGCAATCGCTTTCGGCGTATCGAGGTCGTCGGCCAGATAGCGGCGGACCCGGGCCAGGACGTCCGCGGCATCGGGCGCGGCAGGCAGCGAGGTCGCGCTACGCCAGCGGTGTAGGCGGGTGTGCGCCTCGTCGAGCACCTGCCGGCTCCAGGAGCGGTCGGCGCGGTAGTGCCCGGCGAGCAGGCCCAGCCGCACCGCCGACGGGTCGACGCCCTCGGCGCGCAGCTGCGATACCAGCACCAGGTTGCCCCGGCTCTTGGACATCTTGTGCCCGTCCCAGCCGATCATCCCGGCGTGCACGTAGTGCCGGGCGAATCTGCGTTCGCCACTGACACATTCGGCGTGCGCGGCGGTGAACTCGTGATGCGGGAAGATCAGGTCGCTGCCGCCGCCCTGGATGTCGAGTTCGCTGCCGATCCGGCTGAGCGCGATGGCGGCGCATTCGACGTGCCAGCCGGGGCGGCCCGGTCCGAAAGGGGACGGCCAACTGGGCTCGCCGGGCCGGTTGACGCGCCACAGCAGCGCGTCGAGCCCGTCGGTCTTGCCGGGCCGGTGTGGATCACCGCCACGCTGTTCGAACAGGTCCAGCATGGTTTCGCGGTCGTAGCCGGATTCGTAGCCGAACTGCAGGGTGGCGTCGGCCCGGTAATAGACGTCCTGGTATTCGCCGTCGACGACGTACGCCGCCCCGGAGGCGACCATCTTCTCGACGAGCTCGACCACTTCCGGGATCGCCTCGGTGGCCCCGACGTACTCCTGCGGCGGCAGCACCCGCAGGGCCGTCATGTCCTCACGGAACAGCGCGACTTCCCGGTCGGCCAGCTCGCGCCAGTCGACTCCGTCGCGGTCGGCGCGCTCGAACAGCGGGTCGTCGACGTCGGTGACGTTCTGCACGTAGTGCACCTGATGGCCGAGGTCCAGCCACACGCGGTGGATGAGGTCGAAGGTCAGGTAGGTGGCGGCGTGGCCGAGATGCGTGGCGTCATAGGGCGTGATGCCGCAGACGTACATGGTGGCCTTGTCACCGGGGGTGACGGGACGGATCTGCCGGTCAGCGGTGTCGTACAGCCGCAATTCGGGGCCGCGTCCGGGCAACGCCGGGACCGGCGGAGAAGACCACGACCGCATGCGTCGACTTTAGGCCCGGTGACGATGCGCCCCGCGCAGCGGGGCGCAGTGGGGGTCCCCCCAGCCGCGAAGCGGCGAGGGGGCGAGCCGGGCAATCGATTTAGGCCCGGTGACGATGCGCCCCGCGCAGCGGGGCGTGCGCCCACTGCTTCGACTGTGCGGGTACCGCGGCCGCTGAGCCGAATGCGCACGTGGGCGCACACCCGATGTGCCCGGTCACCACCAGGACTGGCGGATGGCGTCCAGCAGGATCGGCGCCAGCTCGGCGCGGCACATCACGAAGTCGGGCAGGTACGGGTCGAGCTGGTTGTACATCATCGGCGACCCGTCCAGGCGCGACACGTGCATTCCGGCGGCTTGGATGACCCCGGCCGGCGCGGCCGAGTCCCATTCCCACTGACCGCCGGCGTGCAGGTAGGCATCGGCGACGCCGTCGATGATCGCCATGGCTTTCGCGCCCGCCGAGCCGATGCGCACCAGCTCGATGTCCAGGATCTGCCGGATCCGGTAGAGGATCGCCGGGGGCCGGGTGGCGCTGACCGCGATCCTGATGACGCCGGGGGTGCCGGCGGGCACGGCCTGATCCACCAAGTCCGTGACGGTGTCGCTGCGGTAGACGATGTTGCCGCGGGCCGGCAGTGACACCGCCGCGTCGGTGATCTGGGGTGCGCCGTTGGCAGCACCCGCCGTCGAACCCCCAACAGGACGCTGCCACAGCGCGATGTGCACCGCCCAGTCGTCACGCCCGCGGGTGGAGAATTCGCGGGTGCCGTCCAGCGGGTCGACGATCCACACCCGGTCGGACTTGAGCCGGACCAGATCGTCGTGAGCCTCCTCGCTGAGCACCGCGTCGCCGGGCCGCTCGGCCCGCAGTCGGCGCAGGATCAGCGCATTCGCCAGACGGTCGCCGGCGTCGCCCAATTCCCACGGGTAGTCGAAGCCGACCTCGTCGCGCACCTCGAGCAGCAACTCCCCCGCCTCGGCGGCGAGATCGGCGGCCAGCGCGGCATCGGTCAGGTCACGCGCGGCCGGGTTCACCGCCCCAGTATCGCCGACGGCCGACACCGGCTCAGAACGCCGGCCAGGGAATGGGGCGATGGCGGTTGGGTCCGGGCATCACCGGGTCGTCGAGCAACGCCTCGGTGCGGCGTCTGAGCGCCGCGATTTCCGCGCGGGTGATCAGGTCCCTGAGCTCGGCGGCCAGCGGGCCGCGCAAGGCACCGGCCAGATCAGCCACCGGCTCCATGGTGGAGTCGTCGATCGGCTTGCCGGCCCACCCCCACAGCACGGTGCGCAGTTTGTCCTGGACGTGCAGGCTGACCCCGTGATCGACCCCGTAGACGTTGCCGTCCAGGCCGTAGAGGATGTGGCCACCCTTGCGGTCGGCGTTGTTGACGAGGATGTCGAACACCGCCATCCGGCGCAGCCGGCTGTCGTCGGCGTGCATCAGGACGACCTCGTCACCGGCGTAGTCGTAGGCGCGCAGGACCGGCAGATAGCCGGGTTGGGGCTTTCCGGTGGGGAACAGATCGACCAGGTCGGGGCCCGGCCGCGGGTCGGAGTCGGCGGCGTCACCCGGTTGCTGCACCCACAGCTGCAGCATGCCCGGGCCCGCCGGTCCATCGCGAATGATGGTGTGCGGCACAATATTCCAGCCCAGCTGCCGCGACACCAGATACGCCGCGAGTTCCCGGCCGGCCAGCGTACCGTCGGGGAAGTCCCACAACGGCTGCTCACCGGAGACGGGTTTGTAGACACAGTGGACGCTCTGTGAGCCCAGCGCTGCCTCGCACAAGAAGGTGGCGTTGCTCGCCGAACGGATTCGGCCCAGGACAGTCAGCTCGCCGTCGCGCAGCGCCTCGTGCTGGTCATTCCTCGGCGTCATCGCTGGACCCGAAGAGCGCCTCGCGCCGGTAGCCGTTGGTGCGTGCGCAGATGTGGCCCTCGGGGTCCAGCGGTTCCTCGCATAACGGGCACGGCGGGCGGCCGGCCGAGATGACACGGGAGGACCGGGTGGCGAACTGCCGCGCCGACTCCGGGGTCAGGAATACGCGCACCGCGTCGGGCCCCTCGTCGGTGTCGTCGAGCACCACCGAGGCGTCGAACTCCGCGTCGGTGACCGCCAGCAGTTCCACGACCACGGTCTGGGCCTCGGAATCCCAACCGAGCCCCATTGTCCCGACCCGGAATTCGGCGTCGACGGGCATGACCAGCGGGCTGAGGTCGTCCACCTCGGTGGGCTCGGGCGGTACCGGGGTGCCGAATCGGCGGTTCACTTCCAGCAGCAGCGCGCCGATACGTTCGGCGAGGACCGCGACCTGCTGCTTCTCCAGAACCACCGAGACGACTCGGGCGTCGTGCACCGCCTGGATGTAGAACGTGCGGTTTCCGGGCTGCCCGACGGTCCCGGCCACGAAGCGGTCGGGTGTACGGAATACGTGGATTGCGCGGGCCATGGCAATTCCAAAATACCGTGCAGGCGCCCCCGGCGTACTACTCGTACTCCGTTGACCGCGCGGCGAAGGTGCGCAGTTGTACAGAAGCTTCGGCGTGTCGGCGTGCCGGAGTGCACGTTCGCGGCGAAGGCCTTAGTCGGTCGACCCGCCGACCACCGCGTCGCCGGAGGGCTGCTCCTTGGCTTCGGGTGCGGGCGTGGGTACGGCACGCAGGCCGGCCGACAGCCGCGATCCGGTGTGGTTGACGTGCAGCACAAATGGCCGCAGCGGGGTGTAGCGGATCACACTGACCGATGCTGGGTCGGCGTTGACTCGCTGGAAGCTGTCCAGGTGCATGCCGTAGGCATCGGCGATCAGTGACTTGATCACGTCGCCGTGGGTGCAGGCCACCCACAGCGCGTCGCCGCCGTGCTGCTCGCTCAGCCGGCGATCGTGCTCGCGAATGGCCGCGACCGCGCGCGCCTGCACCTGCGCCAGGCCTTCACCGCCGGGAAACACCGCGGCGCTGGGGTGCGCCTGCACCACCCGCCAGAGGGGCTCGTTGACGAGCTCGCTGAGCTTGCGGCCGGTCCACTCGCCGTAGTCGACCTCGGCGAGCTGTTCTTCGACCACCGGCTCGAGGCACAGCGCCTGCGCCAGCGGCTCGACGGTCCGGCGGCACCGCAGCAGCGGGGAGGTCACCACGGCCCGGATCGGCAGGTCACCGATCCGGTCGATCAGGCCGGTGGCCTGCTCGCGGCCCTTGTCGTCGAGGTCGACACCCTCCGACCGGCCGGCCAGCACGCCCGCGGTGTTGGACGTGGACCGGCCGTGACGCAGCAGCAGGACGGTCATGTGGCGGCGACCGTCCCCGTCGCCAGCAGGACGAGCACCACGCTGCCGACGATCACCCGGTAACCGACGAACCAGAACATGTTGTGGCGCACCAGAAAACGCAGGAACCACGACACCGCGGCCAGCCCGATGACGAACGCGATCAAAACGGAGACCAGCAGTTGCGGGCCGGTGGCGCTCATCCCTTCGGTGACCGGCTTGAACGCGTCTGGCAGCGAGAAAAACCCCGAGGCGAACACCGCGGGGATGGCCAGCAGGAAGCCGAAGCGGGCGGCCAGCTCGCGGTCCAGCCCGAGAAACAGCCCCGCGCTGATCGTCGAGCCCGAGCGCGACACCCCGGGCACCAGGGCCAGGCACTGGGCGCTGCCGACGACGACGGCGTCGCGCCAGTTCAACTGCTCGATGTCGCGGTTGCGGCGACCGACGTACTCGGCCAGCGCGATCACCGCCGAGAACGCCACCATCGCGGTGGCCACCACCCACAGGTTGCGCACCTCGGAACGGATGACCTCTTTGAACAGCAGCCCGAGCACGCAGATCGGGATGGTGCCGATGATGACGTACCAGCCGAGCCGGTAGTCGGCGTCGCGTTGGGACTTGACGAACAACCCGTTGAACCAGGCGCGCAGGATGCGCACGATGTCGCGAGCGAAGTAGACCAGAACTGCGGCCTCGGTGCCCAATTGGCTCACCGCGGTGAAGGACGCGCCGGCGTCGCCGCTGAAGAAAATCCGCGACACGATGTTCAGATGGCCGGAGGAGGAAACCGGCAGAAACTCGGTCAGACCCTGCACCACGGACAACACGATGACTTGCCCCCAGGACATCGGCGCTACCGCAGACACGACGACGACCGTACCTGGTGCGCCCGAACGGCGGCCGGGCCGCGTTCGCGCTAGCGCGAGACGGGCACCGCGCGGGCCACCGAGTCGCGCACGGCAGCGGTTAAGCTGCGCTCGTCGGTGAGGTCGATGTCGCGAATGCTGCGGACGGCGCGCGCGACGACATCTTCCGCCTGCGGAACCGGAGCCACCAGACGCGGCCGGTAAATTTCTACGACGAGTGAGCGGTGTTCGATGTGAAAGGAAAAAGTGCGCCCATCTCCGACTTGTCCATAACCGCTGGCGAAAATGCCAGGAGTCATGTCCTCAACAGCAAACTCCTGGTCTGCGGTATGCCGGTCAGCGGTGACGGTCATGCGGTGAGAATACCTCCGCTGCACCGGTTTACACGTCGAACATGGCGATATTGAGCGCGATAACGGTCCTTAGAATTTGGTATGCGCTCGCTAGACTTGGGAGATATGGATTGCTGACGAGGCGGAGAAATCGCTTGTATCAGCGGATTGTTGTATTTGTGAGTTTGCTCACTCTGGCTGGGCTCGGTTCGGGGTGTTCATCGAATCCCCTCGACTCCGGGCCACCGACCATCGAACCCGCGCAACCGGCCGTTTCTCCGCCTGCCCAGAACCCTGCCGGCGTGGTGCGGCCCCTGGAGGGTCACCCGCAGAGCGCGTTGTTCGACGCCGGCTCCCGACAACTGGTGGTGCTGTCTCCCGGCGTCAATGCCGCGGCACCGGCCAGCATCGCTGTGCTCGGCGCGCAGGGTGCTGCGCGCGCGATCACCCTGCCGGGGCCCGCCACCGCCGTGACCGGCGACGGGCAGGGCACGGTCTATCTGGCGGCACGTGACGGTTACCTCACGGTGAACCTGGCTACCGGCCAGAGCGTCCGGACGACGGTCGCGGGCGGTCAGGAGTTCACCGCCATCGCCCGCCGCGCCGACGGCAGACTCATGCTGGGCAGCGCGGACGGTGCGGTGTATGCGCTCGCCCCCGACGGCACGGTGGCCAACCGCAACAAGATCTTTGCGCGCGTGGATGCCCTTGCCGCCCAAGGGAACACGACGGTGGTACTGGATCGCGGCCAGACTTCGGTGACCACTATCGGCGCCGACGGCCGCGCCGCGCAGTCGCTGCGGGCCGGCGAAGGTGCCACCACGCTGGCCGCCGATCCGCAGGGCAGGGTGCTGGTCGCCGATACGCGCGGGGGCCAGCTGCTGGTGTACGGGGTCGACCCGCTGATCCTGCGCCAGGCCTTCCCGGTGCGGCAGTCCCCGTACGGCCTGACCGGGTCCGGCGCACTGGCGTGGGTGTCCCAGACGGCATCCAACACCGTCATTGGTTACGATCTGAGCACCGGAATACCCGTGGAAAAGGTGCGTTACCCAACCGTGCAGCAACCGAACTCGCTGGCCTTCGACGAGGCCTCAGACACCTTGTACGTGGTGTCGGGGTCGGGCGCGGGGGTGCAGATCATCGAGCATGCCGGGGGCAAGCCGTGAGCCCGGGACCCGCGCCGCGGTGGAGCCGGCTGCCGGCCGGCTGGGAAGCCGACATGTCCGACGAGTACGAGTGGGCGCCCTTGCGGCTGCCGCCGGATGTAACGCGGCTCAGCGCGTCCACCCGGCTGTCCATCGAGGCCGAGTACCGCGGCTGGGAGCTGACCAGAGTGCGGCTTTACACCGATGGCAGTAGACGAGTCTTGTTGCGCCGCAAAAAGACTCGCCTGGATAACCGGTTGCCTGAACAGTCGGAATCGTGACCTCGATGTACGGGCTGCTGCGCGGCCTGTTGTTCACGGTGCCGGCCGAGCGCGTCCACACTGCGGTGTTCGCGGGATTGCGCGGCGTCACGGCGCCGGGT
This genomic stretch from Mycobacterium paragordonae harbors:
- a CDS encoding DUF5703 family protein, with the protein product MSDEYEWAPLRLPPDVTRLSASTRLSIEAEYRGWELTRVRLYTDGSRRVLLRRKKTRLDNRLPEQSES
- a CDS encoding undecaprenyl-diphosphate phosphatase produces the protein MSWGQVIVLSVVQGLTEFLPVSSSGHLNIVSRIFFSGDAGASFTAVSQLGTEAAVLVYFARDIVRILRAWFNGLFVKSQRDADYRLGWYVIIGTIPICVLGLLFKEVIRSEVRNLWVVATAMVAFSAVIALAEYVGRRNRDIEQLNWRDAVVVGSAQCLALVPGVSRSGSTISAGLFLGLDRELAARFGFLLAIPAVFASGFFSLPDAFKPVTEGMSATGPQLLVSVLIAFVIGLAAVSWFLRFLVRHNMFWFVGYRVIVGSVVLVLLATGTVAAT
- a CDS encoding DUF3090 domain-containing protein codes for the protein MARAIHVFRTPDRFVAGTVGQPGNRTFYIQAVHDARVVSVVLEKQQVAVLAERIGALLLEVNRRFGTPVPPEPTEVDDLSPLVMPVDAEFRVGTMGLGWDSEAQTVVVELLAVTDAEFDASVVLDDTDEGPDAVRVFLTPESARQFATRSSRVISAGRPPCPLCEEPLDPEGHICARTNGYRREALFGSSDDAEE
- a CDS encoding histidine phosphatase family protein; translation: MTVLLLRHGRSTSNTAGVLAGRSEGVDLDDKGREQATGLIDRIGDLPIRAVVTSPLLRCRRTVEPLAQALCLEPVVEEQLAEVDYGEWTGRKLSELVNEPLWRVVQAHPSAAVFPGGEGLAQVQARAVAAIREHDRRLSEQHGGDALWVACTHGDVIKSLIADAYGMHLDSFQRVNADPASVSVIRYTPLRPFVLHVNHTGSRLSAGLRAVPTPAPEAKEQPSGDAVVGGSTD
- a CDS encoding SCO1664 family protein, with protein sequence MTPRNDQHEALRDGELTVLGRIRSASNATFLCEAALGSQSVHCVYKPVSGEQPLWDFPDGTLAGRELAAYLVSRQLGWNIVPHTIIRDGPAGPGMLQLWVQQPGDAADSDPRPGPDLVDLFPTGKPQPGYLPVLRAYDYAGDEVVLMHADDSRLRRMAVFDILVNNADRKGGHILYGLDGNVYGVDHGVSLHVQDKLRTVLWGWAGKPIDDSTMEPVADLAGALRGPLAAELRDLITRAEIAALRRRTEALLDDPVMPGPNRHRPIPWPAF
- a CDS encoding YncE family protein → MLTRRRNRLYQRIVVFVSLLTLAGLGSGCSSNPLDSGPPTIEPAQPAVSPPAQNPAGVVRPLEGHPQSALFDAGSRQLVVLSPGVNAAAPASIAVLGAQGAARAITLPGPATAVTGDGQGTVYLAARDGYLTVNLATGQSVRTTVAGGQEFTAIARRADGRLMLGSADGAVYALAPDGTVANRNKIFARVDALAAQGNTTVVLDRGQTSVTTIGADGRAAQSLRAGEGATTLAADPQGRVLVADTRGGQLLVYGVDPLILRQAFPVRQSPYGLTGSGALAWVSQTASNTVIGYDLSTGIPVEKVRYPTVQQPNSLAFDEASDTLYVVSGSGAGVQIIEHAGGKP